In a single window of the Aquificaceae bacterium genome:
- the deoC gene encoding deoxyribose-phosphate aldolase, giving the protein MDIAKFIDHSILRPNHTLKDLEVEINKCMELGVYCVCVNPFWVRKAVEFSEKRLVVCCVVSFPFGLDTKEQKILQALRALEDGARELDIVINISALKSGMHKYVEEELKAIARNTEGVIRKVIIETAYLNQEEKRFIVELIADTGMEFVKTSTGYAPMGAVEEDIRLIRDWVRGRLKVKASGGIRTREQVLRFLELGVERIGTSSTFEILKEESND; this is encoded by the coding sequence ATGGATATAGCCAAGTTTATAGACCACTCTATACTCAGACCTAACCATACCCTTAAGGACCTTGAGGTTGAGATAAACAAGTGTATGGAGCTTGGTGTCTACTGCGTCTGTGTAAATCCCTTTTGGGTAAGAAAGGCGGTGGAATTTTCAGAAAAAAGGCTGGTGGTTTGCTGTGTGGTTTCTTTCCCTTTTGGTTTGGATACAAAGGAACAAAAAATCCTGCAAGCCCTTAGAGCTCTTGAAGATGGAGCAAGGGAGTTGGACATAGTCATAAATATCTCTGCACTAAAAAGCGGTATGCACAAATATGTGGAAGAGGAGCTAAAGGCTATAGCCAGAAATACAGAAGGTGTGATAAGGAAGGTCATAATTGAGACCGCCTACCTTAACCAAGAGGAGAAAAGGTTTATAGTTGAACTCATAGCGGATACGGGTATGGAGTTTGTGAAAACTTCCACGGGATATGCACCCATGGGAGCGGTAGAAGAGGACATAAGGCTAATAAGGGATTGGGTAAGGGGTAGATTAAAGGTTAAGGCTTCTGGTGGGATAAGGACAAGGGAGCAGGTTTTGAGGTTTTTGGAGCTTGGTGTGGAAAGGATAGGAACCAGTAGCACCTTTGAGATTCTTAAGGAGGAGAGCAATGATTGA
- a CDS encoding FAD-dependent oxidoreductase gives MHELIILGGGPAGISASIYAQRKKMDFLLITKDVGGQVIKAGEIENYLGYAMVDGVMLVQKMMEQMDRLGIEPVLDQVIEIERLQEGFLLKTLSGKEYASKRLLFCTGAEHRRLEVPGEREYTGRGVSYCYTCDAPFFKDVDVLVVGGGNSGFEAVDQLTNYARKIYLVELGDHFKADEVLKEKVLSNPKVVPLLRHRVLEIKGDGKNVRSVLLEDLQKGRVYEVEVEGVFVEVGLKPNSELAKSLGVFTTQRGEIIIDCNNRTSEHGIYAAGDCTNIFAKQIITAAGEGAKALLSVYHDLTYGVHSWI, from the coding sequence ATGCACGAGCTTATTATCTTAGGTGGTGGTCCTGCGGGCATATCCGCCAGCATATACGCACAAAGGAAGAAAATGGATTTCTTGCTTATAACCAAGGATGTGGGTGGGCAGGTAATAAAGGCGGGCGAGATAGAAAATTACTTGGGATATGCTATGGTGGATGGGGTGATGCTTGTGCAGAAGATGATGGAGCAGATGGATAGGCTTGGGATTGAGCCAGTGCTGGACCAAGTAATAGAAATAGAAAGACTGCAGGAGGGCTTTCTCCTTAAAACCCTCTCTGGAAAAGAGTATGCATCAAAAAGACTTCTTTTTTGCACTGGTGCGGAACACAGAAGGTTAGAAGTGCCGGGGGAAAGGGAATACACAGGGAGAGGGGTCTCTTACTGTTATACTTGTGATGCACCTTTCTTTAAGGATGTGGATGTGCTTGTGGTAGGTGGTGGAAACTCGGGCTTTGAGGCGGTAGACCAGCTTACAAACTACGCAAGAAAGATATACCTTGTGGAGCTCGGAGACCACTTTAAGGCGGATGAGGTCCTTAAAGAGAAGGTGCTTTCAAACCCAAAGGTTGTCCCTCTTCTTAGACATAGAGTTTTGGAAATAAAAGGCGATGGGAAGAATGTGAGAAGTGTGCTTTTAGAAGATTTGCAAAAGGGAAGGGTGTATGAGGTTGAAGTGGAAGGTGTTTTTGTAGAGGTGGGTCTAAAGCCTAATTCTGAGCTGGCAAAATCCTTGGGAGTTTTTACCACACAGAGGGGAGAGATAATAATAGATTGCAACAACAGAACCTCGGAGCATGGCATATACGCTGCGGGAGACTGCACTAACATCTTTGCAAAGCAGATAATAACCGCAGCAGGAGAAGGTGCAAAAGCCCTACTTTCTGTATACCATGACCTCACCTACGGTGTCCATTCATGGATATAG
- the recR gene encoding recombination mediator RecR, whose protein sequence is MPYEESLPEPIKLALEKLIHIPTYGERSASRLLYNLLKLPMEKRLEIVQALQSVVERIRPCKECGLYTDQEICKICSDPKRSKKFICVVEESQDAFAIEKLERYSGVYHVLGGRIAPLEGISPKDLNIDSLMERIERYRPREVIIATNPNLEGEATANYLAKLIKKQFPTTKITRISHGLQFGSLIELADELSLEKSIENRKVL, encoded by the coding sequence ATGCCTTACGAAGAAAGTCTGCCAGAACCAATCAAACTCGCCCTTGAAAAGCTCATACACATACCCACCTACGGAGAGAGGTCCGCAAGCAGACTTCTTTATAACCTCCTTAAACTCCCCATGGAAAAACGCCTTGAGATAGTCCAAGCTCTACAGTCTGTGGTAGAAAGGATAAGACCCTGCAAAGAGTGTGGTCTTTATACGGACCAAGAGATATGCAAAATATGTTCAGACCCAAAGAGGAGTAAAAAGTTTATATGCGTGGTGGAAGAATCTCAGGATGCCTTTGCCATTGAGAAATTAGAAAGATACTCTGGAGTTTACCATGTTTTGGGTGGTAGAATAGCACCCCTTGAAGGTATATCACCAAAAGACCTCAACATAGACAGCCTCATGGAAAGGATAGAAAGGTATAGACCAAGGGAGGTGATAATTGCCACGAACCCAAACTTAGAAGGTGAAGCAACCGCCAACTATCTTGCAAAACTCATAAAAAAGCAGTTTCCCACCACCAAGATAACTCGTATATCTCACGGTCTACAATTTGGCTCTCTCATAGAACTTGCGGATGAACTATCTTTGGAAAAATCCATAGAAAATAGAAAAGTGCTTTGA